tggtggtggtagtggtggtggtggtggtgctgatgattgTTACGATTGCGGTTATGATCGTGGTGGTTGATCTTCATTATGACAATGACATCATTAACGATGACAATGGCAATGCAAATGCAGCATCAATGATGGTAGGAATAATATTGATGAATAATgttcacgtgtgtttgtgtgtgtgtgtgtatgtgtgtgtgtgtgtgtgttgtgtgtgtgtgtgtgtgtgtgtgtgtgtgtgtgtgtgtgtgtgtgtgtgtgtgtgtgtgtgtgtgtgtgtgtgtgtgtgttgcagaaccGTGGAGATGGCAACCTGTTTCCTTTGGACGAACACAAAAACTTTGAACTGGAAAACTACGATCTTATTGAAACCTGGAAGGTGAATtacttgtcccccctctctctctctccgtctctctatctctgtctctctcttctatcttttttttctctctctctttttctcccttctctcactatctctctctccctcccctctctcagcctctctctctttctctctttgtctgtgtctccccccctctctccctctctctctccttccatcctcctccttctcctttttctgtttttctttctctctttctccctgcctctctctttcttattctctctctccctcctccctctctctctctctctgtctcgctctctctctctctctctctctctctctctccttccctccctcctctctcattctccctctctctcgctctccctcccaccctctttctccctccctctcctcccctttctttctttttttttctctctctctccctttctccccccttctctctctttgtttctccccctctctttctctttctctctctttcccccgtttctctctttctctttctccctcctcccccctctctctctttttctcccttccccctctccctctatcccctcctctctctctccgcccatcggcgtcttaaccactgtgccccTGTTCGCACCAGGCGCTGGAGAAGTTGGTGTCGGAGGGCAAGATACGGAGTCTGGGGGTCAGTAACTTCAACTCTGTGCAGACTGACCTGATCAACTTTGTGGCCACGGTCAAACCTGTCCTCAACCAGGTgccataacaataatgataatagtaataatgataatgataatagcaataatgataatgatgtacaTTTGTAAGTCTCCCTTTGTTCGTCCCTTTAGACAGGCTGCATcttgtctgattctctgtctgtccgtctgtctgtctatccttgtctgtctgtctctgtctctctctctctctctctctctctctctctctccctcacacatacacacacacacacactcactctctctctctctctctctctctctctctctctcacacacacacacacacacacacacacacacacacactcatacacatacacatagatacagacacacacaatacatatgcatacaaatatatatatatgtatgtgtgtgtgtgtgtgtgtatggatatatatatatatatatatatatatatatagagagagagagagagagagagagagagagagaacaaatattaaatccaggcccgtatatatatatatatatagagagagagagagagagagagagagagatacatgaaaaaaaagaaccagggagagagacagacaaacggaacacaggaacagcagacagacagacagagacagacagagcgacatgaACACGGGAACAGCAGACTTTGTGTCCTGTCCACCAGGTGGAGTGCCACGCCTACCTGCCTCAGAAGGAACTGCAGGACTTCTGTCACAAGAGACATGTCCTTCTCCAGGCGTTTGCCCCTCTCGGCTCTCCGGGAAGACCCGAACACATGtcagtgtgctctgtgtgtgtgtgtgtgtgtgtgtgtgtgtgtgtgtgtgcccctctcggCTCTCCGGGAAGACCCGAAcacatgtcagtgtgttgtgtgctctgtgtgtgtgtgtgtgtgttttttctctgtgtgtgtgtgtgtgtgtgtgtgtgtgtgtgtgtgtgtgtgtgtgtgtgtgttttgtgtgtgtatgtgtgctgtgtgtgtgtgattgcaagcACACTGAGAATAAATTTACTCAGAAACATGCGTTATGCATATACCATTCAGTaatagcagttgttgtttttgttgtgttgttgttgttgctgttgtgtagtagtagtggtggtagtagtagtagttgatgtgtagttgttgttgttgtgtagtagtagtaatagtagtaatggtagtagtagtagttgatgtgtagttctagttgttgttgtgtagtagtagcagtgatggtagtagtagtagtagttgatgtgtagttgtagttgtgttgtgttgttgttgtatttgttgttgttgtgtagtagtagtggtggtagtaatagtagttgatgtgtagttgtagttgttgcgttgttgtttttgttgtgtagttgttgttgtaggagtagtgttgttgttgttcacagggTGACGGAAGGGGAGCCAGTTCTCCTGGAGGAGACTGTGTTGAAAACGATAGGAGAGAAGTACGGCAAAACTCCGGCACAGGTCAGTCACAGTACACTGCAGGACAATGGTCATCAGTTCgtaaactattcttcttcttcttcttcttcgttcgtgggttgcaatgccaggtgtggtgtaatgtacaggtgtggtgtgtacaggtgtggtgtaatgtacaggtgtggtgtgtacaggtgtggtgtaatgtacaggtgtggtgtgtacaggtgtggtgtaatgtacaggtgtggtgtgtacaggtgtggcgtaatgtacaggtgtggtgtgtacaggtgtggtgtaatgtacaggtgtggtgtgtacaggtgtggcgtaatgtacaggtgtggtgtgtacgggtgtggtgtaatgtacaggtgtggtgtgtacaggtgtggtgtgtacaggtgtggtgtgtacaggtgtggtgtaatgtacaggtgtggtgtgtacaggtgtggtgtaatgtacaggtgtggtgtgtataggtgtggtgtaatgtacaggtgtggtgtaatgtacaggtgtggtgtaatgtacaggtgtggtgtgtataggtgtggtgtaatgtacaggtgtggtgtgtacaggtgtggtgtgtacgggtgtggtgtgtacaggtgtggtgtgtacaggtgtggtgtaatgtacaggtgtggtgtaatgtacaggtgtggtgtgtacaggtgtggtgtaatgtacaggtgtggtgtgtacaggtgtggtgtgtacaggtgtggtgtaatgtacaggtgtggtgtaatgtacaggtgtggtgtaatgtacaggtgtggtgtaatgtacaggtgtggtgtgtacgggtgtggtgtaatgtacaggtgtggtgtgtacaggtgtggtgtaatgtacaggtgtggtgtgtacaggtgtggtgtaatgtacaggtgtggtgtgtacaggtgtggtgtgtacgggtgtggtgtaatgtacaggtgtggtgtgtacaggtgtgatgtgtacaggtgtgatgaatgtacaggtgtggtgtgtacaggtgtgatgtgtacaggtgtgatgaatgtacaggtgtggtgtgtacaggtgtgatgtgtacaggtgtgatgaatgtacaggtgtggtgtaatgtacaggtgtggtgtgtacaggtgtgatgtgtacaggtgtgatgaatgtacaggtgtggtgtgtacaggtgtgatgtgtacaggtgtggtgtgtacaggtgtggtgtaatgtacaggtgtggtgtgtacaggtgtggtgtgtacaggtgtggtgaatgtacaggtgtggtgtgtacaggtgtgatgaatgtacaggtgtggtgtgtacaggtgtgatgaatgtacaggtgtggtgtaatgtacaggtgtggtgtgtacaggtgtggtgtgtacaggtgtgatgaatgtacaggtgtggtgtgtacaggtgtgatgaatgtacaggtgtggtgtgtacaggtgttgatCCGGAACCTGATACAGAGAGGCATCATGGTGGTAGCCCAGGGCGTCACACACTCCCGTATCAAGGAGAACTTTCAGGTCAACTCATGTCTCAACATggacactgtctctctgtctctgtctctgtctctgtctcaacaaATCCCTAGCCCCATCCTTCCAGACTTGTTCAGTTTGCAATGTTTCTCTCTTGACCTCAGtccctctgtctcagtgtttggctgtcttctctcttctctctgtgtgtcttctgtccgTCTCCCCCATTCCATATCccctccaactctctccccccctctctctctctccctctctctttctctctccctctctctctctccctctctctctgtcacactcacatacacacacactctctccacccccctctctctctatctcacccacccactctctctctctccctctctctctctgtcacactcacatacacactctctccaccccctctctctctgtctcacacaccctctctctctctctctctccctctctctctgtcacactcacatacacacactctctccaccccctctctctttctcacccaccctctctctctctctctctctctctctctctctctgtcacactcacatacacacactctccaccccctctctctctgtctcagccaccctctctctctctctctctctctctctctctctatctccctctctctctctctgtcacactcacatacacacacactctttccaccccctctctctctatctcaccaaccctctctctctctctctctccaccattgaCACTGATGTTTgacgtgacactgacactgatgctgTCCTGTGATGTTTgacgtgacactgacactgatgctgTCCTGTGATGTGTgacgtgacactgacactgatgttgTCCTGTCATGTTTgacgtgacactgacactgatgctgtcctgtgatgtttgatgtgacactgacactgatgttgtcctgtgatgtttgatgtgacacacactgatgttgtcctgtgatgtttgatgtgacactgacactgatgttgtcctgtgatgtttgatgtgacactgacactgatgttgtcctgtgatgtttgatgcgacactgacactgatattgtcctgtgatgtttgatgcgacactgacactgatgttgtcctgtgatgtttgatgtgacactgacactgatgttgtcctgtgatgtttgatgtgacactgacactgatattgtcctgtgatgtttgatgcgacactgacactgatgttgtcctgttgtgttgacgtgacactgacactgatgttgTCCTGTGGTGTTgacgtgacactgacactgatgttgtcctgtgatgtttgacgtgacactgacactgatgttgtcctgtgatgtttgacgtgacactgacactgatgttgtcctgtggtgttgatgtgacactgacactgatgttgTCCTGTCATGTTTgacgtgacactgacactgatgttgtcctgtgatgtttgatgtgacactgacactgatgttgtcctgtgatgtttgacgtgacactgacactgatgttgtcctgtggtgttgatgtgatactgacactgatgttgtcctgtgatgtttgatgtgatactgacactgatgttgtcctgtgatgtttgatgtgacactgacactgatgttgtcctgtgatgtttgatgtgacactgacactgatattgtcctgtgatgtttgatgtgacactgacactgatgttgtcctgtgatgtttgatgtgacactgacactgatgttgtcctgtgatgtttgatgtgacactgacactgatgttgtcctgtggtgttgatgtgacactgacactgatattgTCCTGTGGTGTTTgacgtgacactgacactgatgttgtcctgtgatgtttgacgtgacactgacactgatgttgtcctgtgatgtttgatgtgacactgacactgatattgtcctgtgatgtttgacgtgacactgacactgatgttgtcctgtgatgtttgatgtgacactgacactgatattgtcctgtgatgtttgatgtgacactgacactgatgttgtcctgtggtgtttgatgtgacaCGACACTGAtattgtcttgtgatgtttgatgtgacactgacactgatgttgtcctgtgatgtttgatgtgacactgacactgatattgtcctgtgatgtttgatgtgacactgacactgatgttgtcctgtggtgtttgatgtgacacacactgatattgtcttgtgatgtttgatgtgacactgacactgatgttgtcctgtgatgtttgatgtgacactgacactgatattgtcctgtgatgtttgatgtgacactgacactgatgttgtcctgtggtgtttgatgtgacacacactgatattgtcttgtgatgtttgatgtgacactgacactgatgttgtcctgtgatgtttgatgtgacactgacactgatgttgtcctgtgatgtttgatgtgacactgacactgatgttgtcctgtgatgtttgatgtgacactgacactgatgttgtcctgtgatgtttgatgtgacactgacactgatattgtcctgtggtgttgatgtgacactgacactgatgttgttctgtgatgtttgatgtgacacacactgatattgtcctgtgatgtttgatgtgacactgacactgatgttgtcctgtgatgtttgatgtgacGCTGACACTGATGTTGTCCTGTGATGTGTGACGTGCAGGTGTTTGACTTCAACCTGTCAGCAGAGGACATGGCCAACATTGACTTGCTGCGCTGTGACCACCGTTTCTTTACCTTCCACCACAtgtcagtgctctgtgtgtgtgtgtgcgtgcgtgcgtgtgtgtgtgtgtgtgtagctgtgtgtgtgtgtgtgtgtgaatagctgtgtgtgtgtgtgtgtgaatagctgtgtgtgtgtgcgtgtgtgcatgtgtgtgtgtgcgtgtgcgtgtgcgcgtgtgtgtgtgtgtgtgtgtgtgcgtgcgtatgtatgtgtgcgaaacttggacagtgtaccaacgacacgccaagaagctgagccacttccacacaacaacgtctcaggaagctactgaacatcaagtggcaagacaggaccccagacacggaggtgcttgcaaaaaccacccttcccagcatcttcaccatcctgatgcagtcccagcttcgctgggctggacacgtggcgcgcatgccagaccatcggctgcccaaaaggctcttctatggcgagctgcaacaagggaagagatcacacggaggtcagaagaagcgcttcagagatactctgaaagtctctctgaaagcgtttgatatcaaccctgactcctgggaggaatctgaagtggaccgtgacaaatggcgcgctgctgtgcacaaaggcgccaggttgtgcgaggccaacaggactgctgcagctgttcagaaagtcacgggcaaacaagctccctgacaatgatatgcctgtctttgtctgccccatctgtcagcgaacatttcgtgcgcagattggactatcaTTGTACATTATATATAACATGTGGTGCCAACTGTGTGGTCACATATGTTATTCGGGTTGTGTCACTATGTAACATGGTGCACCTAAAGTAGCAGATGTTTTCTAATGCCGGCATGGtaactgggtttttttgtctggcgtgtgtgtgtgtgtgtgtgtgtgtgcatgcgtgcgtgtttggatAAGACTGTTTGTacgtgtgtatggctgtgtgtgtctttgtttgcgtgtgtgagcgcgcgtatgtgtgtgtgtgtgtgtgtgtgtgtgtgtgtgcgcgcgcgtgcatgtgtttgtatgtgtgtgcgtggctgtgtgtgtgtgtgtgtgtgtgtgtgtttgtgtctgtctgtaagtgtatgtgttgcgtgcgtgcgcgcgtgtgtgtgcatgcgtgcgtgcgcgcgctcgtgtttgtgtgtgtgtttgtgtatttgtgagtgcatgtgtgtgtgtgtgtgtgttgcagggcggGATCCCACCCTCAGTACCCGTTCCAGATCCCCTTTTGACGTGCCGTGTAGTGTCAGTCACTGGCTGCGACGGCGacagctggcacacacacacacacacacacacacacacacacacacacacacacacacacacaagcattaaaACATACGTTTAAATATATAATCTATCTGTTAAATGTACACGCACAAACTTGTACAGAGAGCCAACAAAATACCCAGCACTTGTGtatgatgttcacacacacacacacacacacacacacacacacacacacatgcgctcacacacacacacacacacacacacacacatgcgctcacacacacacacacacacacatgcgctcacacacacacacacacacacacacactcaacaacacgcacgcacgcacacacacacacacacacacacacacacgtccaccagTCCCAGAAAGCCCACCTACACAGGAGACTTGTGCTGTACACTGTGTCTTAGATATACGTGACATGGTCTTTGTAGAGACAGCACGTGTGGGCCGGTAGATTTCTGTCGTGTTTCTGATACAACATTCCATGTGTATGATGGCACAGATCAACAATCGTCCGTATCATTTATACGTGCATGTAACGTGGATGCGTGTGCACACATGTTCGTtggtgctcgcgcgcgcacacacacacacaacacacatacgtgcacacgcacacacattcacacacacacacacgcagcacgcacacctacacacaaacaagcgcgcgcaTGCGTACTCTACACGTGCGCAAAaatgtacacatacgcacacacacgcgcacacacatacacgaacacacacacacacacacacacacgaacacacatacacgcacacacacgcacacacacacacacacacacacacacacacacacacacagcgagcttATTTtcgtatttaaaaacaaaaaacaaaaacatgcagtgTGATTAGGAGCTGTAAAGATATAATTACTAATACACCGAGTATTACTGTGATCATCGTAATTTCTCTTTCTTGTCCATTTATCAGTCATCCCAGCCCGTTCATTGTTCACTGGTCTGTTGATGCTGGCTTCAAATGTCCAATGCTTTTGTGTACAGGTCATAGTGTATGTTTTCATACTGTTGGTAGGTAGACGCTGTTAGGATCTGTATAAAAAGACAGTGGTCATAATGTTGCTTGTAATGAGTAAAGTCTGTGATCCAGGTATTTCCAcgtgttgttgctactgttgttgttgtttttcgtgttgaACAAATATGCAATAACGTAtcgcgtctgtttgtctgtcggtctacttgtttccctctgtgtgtgtgtttatctctccatttgtctttctctctctgtttatctttctcttgccccccccccccccccccccgccccccacgccccccccctctctctctctctctctctctctctctctctcattactttttgctgggttccttcacatcttggtattctctacaatgaatggactgacagggctgcaagaaaaggtgcaaataacgaacagggaaccatagaactttctgtgcctgtgtctgtacaagagggttatcgattgctagaaaaaacatcgtggagcaAATTCAGGGAATTATACCAGCAAAACGGCAAAGCTTtgaaccatagtgtaattaatgttcaacaaccgggaactatcaatcagtccaATACATACAGCAATtcaatcagattaaggcaaattcatacattatcaaaaatGATacagctgaacgcttttataactaagttcagcaaagatgtcagctgcatatgtggagaacatatttctagcaaccacgtaatatttgaatgtcaaaatctaaaatgttttttgctaGAATTCACCGAAAGgtcttttgaatgtgtttttaacaattccaatatgttatttgttattgcagaaggtttgctgcgtagtcctatcggacatttgttatagtcgttatagttgtttgatgttggcgtttataacacacacacttctaccccctcccacagcccctaccccccccccctccacacacacacacacacacattcttccccctccccctcccactacccctaccccctccaggttttgtttttttttcgtctaatatcgcttcaagtggaaagacgttaaactgaagacgacaacaacaacaacacacacacacacacacacacacacacacacagaaattgggCTTTTATgtctggcatgtgtgtgtatgtgtgtgcgtgtgtgtgtgtgtacatacatacatacatgaaaacaaaTTTCTGCCAGTCATACTATATAGTGCACTTTGCACCCCGTCACATAACAACGTATGTCAGTGATGCCAGTGACCTTTCATGTCTGTGTCATTAGTACGTGCAAACCTTCAACACTCAACAATCATTTCTTTCTCCTGGTCAgttaaagccacacacacacacacacacacacacacacactgccacccttaATTGTTGCTAATGGTCCGTGACGATGGAAGGGAGATAAAAACTGAACAACGTACCAATTATCTACACTTGGCTTAAGCGTGAGTCTTATCTCATCATCAGTTCAAGTAACATGACTTGACAGTTTTTCAGGATTTATTTCCTTTCGCTCTCTCGCGGTGTCTGTTTCCCGGGGCTATCGCCTGCTTCGAAAGGAAGcgttgtcagtttttttgttttatgtttatacacttgtatgctctctggttctctcaagattggattactgcaacggccggccttcccaaatatcccaacgaattcagaataacgctgccagactcatttgcagagcttctaaatttgaccatgtttctcctctccttcagtctctccactggttgcctgtttctgatcgaatagactataagttttccactctgaccttttctgcagtcaacggatctggccccaaggatatttctgaactcctccatatctataccccgtctcgccagctccgttcttcctctgatactcgacttttcaggatacctcacgtcagaagtaagacctatggacacagatcgttttcttttcaatcgccaaagacgtggaacaagctccctgataacctccgtcattctgattccctcgcatcttttaactcTCGTCTCAAAACGTGGATCGGCGGGCACGTCATAGTGCACATTGAAGTCGCCGACCACCAGTGACTTGCCACGTGGGACGTTACAGTAACCAAGCAGGTCTGGCAGCTCTGTCAGAAATGTATAGTCCAGGAGATTGTTCTGCTTGCTTGGTGGTGGTCTGTACAGGCAGAAGAAGCGGACATgttggggtgtgtcagtgtgaagtgaATCAGGTCACAGGAGGTGACAgtgaaggggaaggtggaggtgacGGTGACGGGGAGATGGTCACGGTAGAGGACAGCAAGTCCCCCACCCCGTGTTGCACGAGGGAAGGACCTCAGCTTGTAGCCTGGCGGAACTGAGGGAAGGACCTCAGCTTGTAACCTGGCGGAACTGAGGGAAGGACCTCAGCTTGTAGCCTGGCGGAACTGAGGGAAGGACCTCAGCTTGTAGCCTGGCGGAACTGAGGGAAGGACCTCAGCTTGTAACCTGGCGGAACTGAGGGAAGGACCTCAGCTTGTAGCCTGGCGGAACTAAGGGAAGGACCTGAGGGAAGGACCTCAGCTTGTAGCCTGGCGGAACTGAGGGAAGGACCTCAGCTTGTAGTCTGGCGGAACTAAGGGAAGGACCTCAGCTTGTAGCCTGGCGGAACTGAGGGACGGACCTCAGCTTGTAGCCTGGCGGAACTGAGGGAAGGACCTGAGGGAAGGACCTCAGCTTGTAGCCTGGCAGAACTCAGCACATTTGCCTTCATCGCCACTAGTTTTCAGCCACGTCTCTGTCAAAAATAAAACATCAGTGTTCTCGTCCTTGATAAACTCCAAAATTTGTGTTCGCTTAAACTTTGGGCCAATGGACTGTATTAAACAAACAGTCATTCTGGTGTCTTGATGCCGACCATTGATAGCGATGACGTTGCCCATTTGAGTGTGCCTGGAGTCCAGTAAGTAAGTGTGGTGGAGTGGCTTGACCATCAGACTTATTTGATGTTTCTGACGCCTCAGTCATGCTGGTTCATCAATATGCAATGGGTGGTGGgctggagagtgacagaaaacaTTCACTACAGTCTCACTTACTCTGCACTCCATACTGatgatattagtattattattattttattattattattattactactacctttttttatatgtagccgtgtaccgagtggttactgaagggggtacggcacaaaagacttaactaaatatgattgaatgaattaaaggatagacaagatcccacgcacaggccaggaacatatagaggccagtcacaaatggggttttctattgttttatttacataaaaagagaagacctaagagaagaagacaactaggagaagaactaagaagaagaagatatctaggagaactaagaagaagacgagaactaagagaagactaagaagaagacaactaggagaagacaaaaagagaagaagactagaagagaactagtctaagagaagacagtgcctggaatgacacaaacaaatgtcattagcacaacatgtctgcacaagtgaataataaagcgcatgtatacatatcacatggaaagactattcactcgggtttgggatacgcaacaacataatgcaaatgtgtgaagaccaaacgctgacatcaaatgacatttctaatacatttaaatagtgcagttaaagtgattgaagcgatgctgacttggtgaaagtacactgacagtatagattagataaagcttatactgtgtcaaagtgactcaaatgaatcagtttatcatgttgcactatactggagtaagctgtataggagagagcatgataactaaattacagttaacagactgatacatatcaggtggttttgaccaataactgatattaatccaacactatcttgaaatcacaacagcagaatactacacacatcttagagtactgagcacactgtagcagtacaactgatattagtgtgaaagataatacctgaataacaaacaagatagagaatcagtggcttagatataatattggcaaactgatagaccagatagtaagtgaagaaccaccatggcttaaccattaagtggtgaatgaactttacgcactcac
The sequence above is a segment of the Babylonia areolata isolate BAREFJ2019XMU chromosome 19, ASM4173473v1, whole genome shotgun sequence genome. Coding sequences within it:
- the LOC143293924 gene encoding aldo-keto reductase 1B-like, whose translation is MGDLIKLNDGKEAPVVAFGTEQVPSETIPQVLKEALDAGYRHIDTAYSYGNEKAIGDVLRQYFSAGTLTRDDVFVATKLWVTFLGKDDVRGAVEESLSRLQLAHVDLLLIHAPFGFKNRGDGNLFPLDEHKNFELENYDLIETWKALEKLVSEGKIRSLGVSNFNSVQTDLINFVATVKPVLNQVECHAYLPQKELQDFCHKRHVLLQAFAPLGSPGRPEHMVTEGEPVLLEETVLKTIGEKYGKTPAQVLIRNLIQRGIMVVAQGVTHSRIKENFQVFDFNLSAEDMANIDLLRCDHRFFTFHHMAGSHPQYPFQIPF